From the Nodularia sp. NIES-3585 genome, one window contains:
- a CDS encoding type II CAAX endopeptidase family protein: MTFFISWIGCWLPIATVIAITLNWQPTKPLQPEQKLPLLVPLYLLAPLVLWGVIWLSHKSFSAYGFVGNISLLSSLALGFGLGVFSLAMMFTCLFWLGWCYLEKSNIKLIPSILPTILLVALLVGGIEELVFRGFLFTELERDYPIWVAAAISSLIFALLHLVWEQRETKPQIPGLWLMGMMLVLARIADGGDLGMAWGLHAALVWAIATVDTAGLITYTGKASEWWTGKNKKPLAGAAGIICVLGTGLILWFL, translated from the coding sequence ATGACATTTTTTATTAGTTGGATAGGATGCTGGTTACCGATAGCAACAGTAATAGCAATTACACTTAATTGGCAACCGACCAAACCTTTACAGCCAGAACAAAAATTACCCTTATTAGTGCCACTTTACCTATTAGCGCCCCTGGTTCTCTGGGGAGTTATTTGGCTATCTCATAAATCTTTCTCAGCTTACGGCTTTGTAGGGAATATTTCCCTGTTAAGTTCCTTAGCACTAGGTTTTGGTTTGGGAGTATTCAGCCTAGCAATGATGTTTACCTGTCTATTCTGGCTAGGCTGGTGCTATTTGGAAAAATCAAATATCAAGTTGATACCATCCATTCTGCCAACTATTTTATTAGTAGCGTTGTTAGTTGGGGGTATAGAAGAGTTAGTTTTTCGGGGTTTCTTGTTCACTGAGTTAGAGCGTGATTACCCAATATGGGTAGCTGCGGCAATTTCTAGCTTAATTTTTGCCCTGCTGCATTTAGTGTGGGAGCAACGGGAAACTAAGCCCCAAATCCCTGGATTGTGGCTAATGGGAATGATGCTGGTGTTGGCTAGGATTGCTGATGGTGGTGATTTGGGTATGGCTTGGGGATTACACGCTGCGTTAGTCTGGGCGATCGCTACTGTAGATACAGCAGGATTGATTACTTATACTGGTAAGGCTTCGGAATGGTGGACTGGTAAAAACAAAAAACCCCTAGCTGGGGCGGCGGGAATTATTTGTGTGTTGGGAACTGGGTTAATTCTTTGGTTTTTATAG
- a CDS encoding heme A synthase: MNEFVLEQQNEAATEQRKPKEVIRRLVWKMCIATLILMAIGSATRVMNAGLACPDWPLCYGELVPAKQMNLQVFLEWFHRLDAGLIGLSAIALAGLSWWHRRFLPTWLPWASTFALFLIVFQGILGGLTVTQLLRFDIVTAHLGTALLFFTTLLIVGIALTPYQGTGTVGKLPWLGLSAVIFVYLQSILGALVGSRWALHQCFGDSQLCNVMYSHIFGLVPPTVATLAVVFISRRTPALHPTLRRLANIAGGLLMLQIVLGVATFRLHLQVELLTVSHQTIGAVLLGTLVAFTVLALRDWATSREINAFPVGSTAIVSSTPANGSNA; the protein is encoded by the coding sequence ATGAATGAATTTGTCCTAGAACAACAAAATGAAGCGGCAACTGAGCAGCGAAAGCCCAAGGAAGTAATTCGTCGCTTGGTGTGGAAAATGTGCATAGCCACCTTGATTTTGATGGCCATAGGCAGTGCCACCCGTGTGATGAATGCTGGGCTTGCTTGCCCAGACTGGCCATTGTGCTACGGGGAATTGGTGCCAGCCAAGCAAATGAATCTTCAAGTTTTCTTGGAGTGGTTTCACAGATTGGATGCGGGGTTAATTGGTTTAAGCGCGATCGCCCTGGCTGGTTTATCCTGGTGGCATCGGCGTTTTTTACCCACTTGGCTACCTTGGGCATCCACATTTGCCCTGTTTTTAATTGTCTTCCAAGGTATTTTGGGAGGACTCACAGTCACCCAACTGTTGCGGTTTGATATCGTGACTGCTCATTTGGGAACGGCGCTGTTGTTTTTCACTACCCTACTGATTGTCGGCATCGCCCTCACCCCCTATCAAGGAACTGGCACTGTTGGTAAGTTACCTTGGTTGGGTTTAAGTGCTGTTATTTTTGTCTACCTGCAAAGTATACTAGGTGCTTTGGTCGGATCTCGCTGGGCGTTACACCAATGCTTTGGTGATTCTCAGCTTTGTAATGTGATGTATAGCCATATTTTTGGCTTGGTACCGCCAACTGTGGCTACTTTGGCAGTGGTATTCATCTCCCGGCGCACACCAGCACTGCATCCAACTTTGCGGCGACTGGCAAATATTGCTGGTGGGTTGTTGATGTTACAAATAGTCTTGGGAGTTGCCACTTTCCGGTTACATCTCCAAGTCGAGTTGTTGACAGTATCTCACCAAACTATCGGGGCAGTTTTGCTGGGTACTTTAGTAGCTTTTACAGTTTTAGCATTGCGTGACTGGGCTACGTCTCGTGAAATTAACGCTTTCCCTGTTGGTTCCACAGCAATTGTTAGCAGTACACCAGCAAATGGATCGAATGCCTAA
- a CDS encoding DUF4168 domain-containing protein has protein sequence MLKQLLKGSAVFVLLWAGNFSALAQAPESKPQTQLSQVPVSPGQTTVSQEELQQFASVIPSLQEIGQASQQRAVQVIEQSPLSVERFQELSGGPQSPGAEPSPPAAPASPEEEQTFNQVASEVQLIQQETLSQQEEAVRAGGLEPNRFNEILAAIQQDPALQQQVQQLIQSN, from the coding sequence ATGTTAAAGCAACTTTTGAAAGGTAGCGCTGTTTTCGTTCTTTTATGGGCAGGCAATTTTTCAGCTCTAGCACAAGCCCCAGAATCAAAACCTCAAACTCAACTGTCTCAAGTTCCAGTATCTCCAGGACAAACTACTGTGAGCCAAGAAGAACTGCAACAATTTGCCAGCGTTATTCCCAGTTTGCAGGAAATTGGTCAAGCATCTCAGCAGAGAGCCGTACAAGTTATTGAACAATCACCTCTTAGCGTAGAGAGATTTCAAGAGCTTTCCGGCGGACCGCAGTCACCTGGGGCTGAACCCTCTCCACCAGCTGCACCAGCAAGTCCAGAAGAGGAACAGACTTTTAACCAAGTAGCCTCAGAAGTTCAGTTAATCCAACAGGAAACTCTGTCTCAACAGGAAGAAGCCGTGCGGGCTGGGGGCTTAGAGCCAAACCGCTTCAATGAGATATTGGCCGCAATTCAGCAAGATCCGGCTTTGCAACAGCAGGTACAGCAGCTGATTCAGAGCAATTAG
- a CDS encoding heme-copper oxidase subunit III, with translation MQSQIIDPAKTELNHHAATADAHHEEHPDLRLFGLVVFLIAEGMIFLGMFGAYLAFRATLPAWPPEGTPELELLLPGVNTINLIASSFVMHNADTAIKKNDAKGMQIWLTITALMGATFLVGQVYEYAHLEFGLTTNLFASSFYVLTGFHGLHVTIGVLAIVAVLWRSRVPGHYSNEKHFGIEAAEIYWHFVDVIWIILFGLLYLL, from the coding sequence ATGCAAAGTCAAATAATTGACCCAGCGAAAACTGAACTGAATCATCATGCTGCAACAGCAGATGCTCATCACGAAGAACATCCAGACTTGCGTCTGTTTGGGCTAGTGGTATTTCTCATCGCTGAAGGAATGATTTTTCTGGGGATGTTCGGAGCTTATTTAGCTTTCCGTGCTACCTTACCTGCATGGCCTCCAGAAGGCACGCCAGAATTAGAACTATTGCTACCCGGAGTCAATACTATCAATCTGATTGCTAGTAGCTTTGTCATGCACAATGCTGATACGGCTATCAAAAAGAATGATGCCAAGGGTATGCAAATTTGGTTGACAATTACGGCGTTGATGGGTGCTACCTTCTTGGTGGGTCAGGTTTATGAATATGCTCACCTGGAATTTGGTCTGACTACCAATTTGTTTGCTAGTTCATTTTATGTTTTAACTGGCTTCCACGGTCTGCACGTGACTATCGGCGTTTTGGCCATTGTGGCTGTATTGTGGCGATCGCGCGTTCCCGGTCATTACAGTAACGAAAAGCACTTCGGTATCGAAGCTGCTGAAATCTATTGGCACTTTGTTGACGTAATTTGGATTATTTTATTCGGATTACTGTATTTACTTTGA
- the ald gene encoding alanine dehydrogenase, translated as MEIGVPRESKDQEFRVGLSPSSVRVLRENGHAIFVETQAGNGAGFTDEDYQEAGAEIVSKPELTWNRELVVKVKEPLTSEYKFLQKEQILFTYLHLAADRKLTEHLIDCGTCAIAYETVEQPGANKLPLLSPMSIIAGRLAVQFGARFLERQQGGRGVLLGGVPGVKAGKVVILGGGVVGTEAAKIAVGMGASVQILDVSVERLSYLETLFGSRVELLYSNSAHIEAAIKEADLLIGAVLVPGRRAPILVSRELVKQMHPGSVIVDVAVDQGGCVETLHVTSHTNPVYVEEGVVHYGVPNMPGAVPWTATQALNNSTLPYVVQLANLGIKALEVNPALAKGLNVQNHRLVHPAVQEVFPDLVS; from the coding sequence ATGGAAATCGGCGTTCCTAGGGAGTCTAAGGATCAGGAGTTTCGGGTAGGGTTGAGTCCTTCTAGCGTGCGGGTGCTGCGGGAAAATGGTCATGCCATTTTTGTTGAGACTCAAGCAGGTAATGGTGCGGGATTTACAGACGAGGACTATCAAGAAGCTGGGGCTGAAATTGTCTCTAAACCTGAATTAACTTGGAATCGGGAGCTAGTTGTCAAAGTCAAAGAACCTTTAACAAGTGAGTATAAGTTTTTACAAAAAGAGCAAATTTTATTTACTTATCTGCATTTGGCCGCTGATCGGAAATTAACCGAACATTTAATTGATTGTGGCACTTGTGCGATCGCCTACGAAACCGTAGAACAACCCGGTGCTAACAAACTACCACTGCTGAGTCCCATGAGCATTATTGCAGGTAGGCTAGCAGTACAATTTGGAGCCAGATTTCTAGAACGCCAACAAGGTGGTAGAGGAGTTCTCTTAGGTGGTGTCCCTGGAGTCAAAGCCGGAAAAGTCGTAATTTTAGGCGGCGGCGTTGTCGGTACAGAAGCCGCTAAAATTGCCGTAGGTATGGGTGCATCCGTGCAAATCTTAGATGTGAGTGTCGAGCGCTTATCTTACCTAGAAACCCTATTTGGTTCTAGAGTCGAATTACTTTACAGTAATTCTGCTCATATCGAAGCCGCTATCAAAGAAGCCGACTTACTAATTGGTGCAGTTTTAGTCCCAGGACGTAGAGCGCCCATATTAGTATCCCGTGAATTGGTCAAACAAATGCATCCCGGCTCAGTCATCGTAGATGTAGCCGTTGATCAGGGCGGTTGTGTGGAAACACTACACGTAACATCACATACAAATCCTGTATATGTTGAAGAAGGTGTAGTACATTATGGTGTTCCTAATATGCCAGGTGCAGTACCTTGGACAGCAACTCAGGCACTCAATAATAGTACATTACCTTACGTTGTGCAGTTAGCAAATCTAGGCATCAAAGCATTAGAGGTTAATCCAGCATTAGCTAAAGGCTTGAATGTCCAAAATCATCGCTTAGTACATCCGGCTGTACAAGAGGTTTTCCCAGATTTAGTCAGTTAA
- a CDS encoding cytochrome c oxidase subunit II, with protein MKIPSSIWTLLIGVVLTLLSLWYGQNHGLLPTAATDEAVLVDGLFNAMMIVSTGIFLLVEGILIYSAIKYRRRAGDNEDGPAIEGNVPLEILWTAIPAIIVLGISVYSFEVYNDIGGFDPHSVHEAPIVQESMTMPGAAIAATLSDTPPSTSPNLNQEKSDEAMQDPATAAVRNADQIPQKRNAPGVGSVAPTIGGSPERAGLPPELRVNVTGLQYAWLFTYPDTGITTGELHVPVGREVQINMTANDVIHAFWVPEFRLKQDAIPGRQSEIRFTPRLAGTYDLICAELCGPYHGAMNTKVVVEETQEAYDAWMEEQLVASSETLNQAVAVNPTDLSPDEFLTHYTKEMGIQPEIINQVHTAHHHQ; from the coding sequence GTGAAGATTCCAAGTTCCATCTGGACATTACTAATTGGTGTCGTACTAACGCTTTTAAGCCTTTGGTACGGTCAAAATCACGGTCTGTTGCCAACAGCCGCCACAGACGAAGCCGTTCTAGTGGATGGTCTGTTTAACGCGATGATGATCGTTTCCACAGGCATATTCTTGCTTGTCGAAGGTATTTTGATTTATTCGGCAATTAAATATCGTCGGCGGGCAGGTGATAACGAAGACGGGCCAGCAATTGAGGGCAACGTACCTTTAGAAATCCTCTGGACGGCGATCCCAGCAATTATCGTTCTCGGTATTTCTGTTTATAGTTTTGAGGTGTACAACGACATCGGCGGCTTTGATCCTCATTCTGTCCATGAAGCCCCGATTGTTCAGGAATCTATGACAATGCCAGGGGCTGCAATTGCGGCAACTTTAAGCGATACCCCACCCAGCACCAGCCCCAACCTCAATCAGGAAAAGTCTGATGAGGCTATGCAAGACCCAGCAACCGCAGCAGTTCGTAATGCTGACCAAATTCCCCAAAAACGCAATGCTCCTGGCGTAGGTAGTGTGGCTCCCACAATTGGGGGTAGTCCCGAAAGAGCAGGTTTACCACCAGAATTAAGAGTTAATGTCACTGGTTTACAATACGCGTGGCTGTTCACTTATCCTGATACAGGCATCACGACAGGTGAGCTACACGTTCCCGTTGGTCGGGAAGTCCAAATCAATATGACAGCCAATGATGTCATCCATGCTTTTTGGGTTCCAGAATTCCGCTTGAAACAAGATGCTATCCCTGGTAGACAAAGCGAGATTCGGTTCACCCCCAGATTAGCTGGTACTTACGACCTCATTTGTGCTGAACTTTGTGGTCCTTACCACGGAGCAATGAACACAAAAGTCGTGGTAGAAGAAACCCAAGAAGCTTATGATGCTTGGATGGAAGAACAATTAGTTGCTAGCAGCGAAACTCTCAATCAAGCCGTTGCGGTTAATCCTACGGATTTATCCCCAGATGAATTTCTAACTCATTACACTAAGGAGATGGGGATTCAACCAGAAATAATTAATCAAGTCCACACTGCTCATCATCATCAGTGA
- a CDS encoding AbrB family transcriptional regulator, with translation MTETATAPLTGKALLAKVKELSNLPRRERAKQCGYYTVTKNNQVRVNLTDFYDALLSARGIPLSPEAPKDGRGREPTYRVSVHQNGQIVIGATYTKAMNLKPGDEFEIRLGYKHIHLIQLGETDKKATSEDIDSEESDEDLEE, from the coding sequence ATGACTGAAACTGCAACCGCACCATTAACTGGAAAAGCATTGCTTGCTAAGGTAAAAGAACTTTCTAATTTACCCCGCCGAGAAAGAGCCAAGCAGTGCGGATACTACACCGTTACTAAGAATAATCAAGTCCGCGTTAATCTCACAGATTTTTATGATGCCTTGCTATCGGCTAGAGGAATTCCCCTTAGTCCAGAAGCCCCTAAAGATGGTCGTGGTCGTGAACCGACATATCGAGTTAGTGTTCACCAAAACGGTCAAATTGTGATTGGTGCTACCTACACTAAGGCAATGAACTTAAAGCCGGGTGATGAGTTTGAAATTAGACTGGGATATAAGCATATTCACTTGATTCAACTTGGTGAAACTGATAAAAAAGCCACCTCGGAAGATATAGACTCTGAAGAATCAGATGAAGATTTGGAAGAGTAA
- a CDS encoding WD40 repeat domain-containing protein, with the protein MALIAAIALPLTIWQGSNIRAVHAAVELKPNSQIRTAVTNPQLLYTLSEHRGNVKSLAFSPNSQVLASGGAENDGTIQLWNPVTGKRVARISKTHTTGVRSLAISPDGQTLISCSSDNTINLWNLRNNKFTRSFVGHGSNVMSLAVSPDSRVLVSGALDGIRMWDLLQQRPLATLVRFDNSIHTLAMSPDGQTVASGDNKGIIKLWNLKTGELIREFTGHSQIVTTIAFTPDGSNVVTASRDRTIKVWNLNSSQPVRTLTGHNNWVNAIAINPDGRTLASAGRDGVKMWNLTTGELVNTLMGTSDWVSAIAFSPDGQTLASGSFDGKVNIWAMPTAASYAPSRSN; encoded by the coding sequence ATGGCATTGATAGCAGCGATCGCTCTGCCGCTAACTATTTGGCAAGGGTCAAACATTCGCGCTGTTCATGCTGCTGTTGAACTAAAACCAAACTCTCAAATCAGAACTGCGGTTACCAATCCTCAACTGCTTTACACTCTCTCTGAACATAGAGGAAACGTTAAATCTCTAGCCTTTAGTCCCAATAGCCAAGTTCTGGCCAGTGGTGGTGCTGAAAATGATGGCACAATTCAATTGTGGAATCCCGTAACTGGTAAAAGAGTGGCGCGGATTAGCAAAACGCACACAACTGGGGTGCGGTCTTTAGCAATTTCACCAGATGGTCAAACTTTAATTAGCTGTAGCAGTGATAATACTATTAATCTTTGGAATCTGAGAAATAATAAGTTTACTCGTTCTTTTGTGGGACATGGCAGTAATGTGATGTCTTTAGCTGTATCTCCCGATAGTCGAGTGCTGGTTAGTGGTGCTTTAGACGGGATTCGGATGTGGGATTTGTTACAGCAGCGTCCACTGGCTACCTTAGTCCGTTTTGATAATTCTATACATACACTGGCAATGAGTCCTGATGGTCAGACTGTAGCTAGTGGTGATAACAAAGGTATCATTAAGCTGTGGAACTTAAAGACTGGTGAATTAATCCGTGAATTTACTGGACATTCCCAGATAGTTACTACCATAGCTTTCACGCCAGACGGGTCAAATGTCGTTACTGCTAGCCGCGATCGCACAATTAAAGTTTGGAATCTGAATTCTAGCCAGCCAGTTCGTACCCTCACAGGACACAATAATTGGGTGAATGCGATCGCCATCAATCCCGATGGACGAACTTTAGCTAGTGCTGGCAGAGATGGAGTAAAAATGTGGAATTTAACTACAGGAGAGTTAGTAAATACACTGATGGGGACTTCAGATTGGGTAAGTGCGATCGCCTTTAGTCCAGATGGTCAAACCCTCGCCAGTGGTAGTTTTGATGGCAAAGTGAATATTTGGGCGATGCCTACAGCGGCAAGCTACGCACCCAGCCGCAGCAATTAG
- the ctaD gene encoding cytochrome c oxidase subunit I — MTQAQLEKTANNPPHIEEPEERHWRDFFGFSTDHKVIGIQYLVTSFIFYCIGGVMADLVRTELRTPEVDFVSPEIYNSLFTLHATIMIFLWIVPAGAGFANYLIPLMIGARDMAFPRLNAVAFWMIPPAGILLIASLALGDAPDAGWTSYPPLSLVTGQVGQGIWIMSVLLLGTSSILGAINFLVTILKMRVPSMGVHQMPLFCWSMLATSALVLISTPVLAGALILLGFDLLAGTTFFNPTGGGDPVVYQHMFWFYSHPAVYIMILPFFGAISEILPVHARKPIFGYKAIAYSSLAISFLGLIVWAHHMFTSGVPGWLRMFFMITTMIIAVPTGIKIFGWLATIWGGKISLNSPMIFAMGFLGTFVIGGISGVMLAAVPFDIHVHDTYFVVAHLHYVLFGGSVLGIFAAIYHWFPKMTGRMMNEFWGKVHAVLTIVGLNMTFLPMHKLGLMGMNRRIAQYDPKFTSLNEICTYGSYILAISTLPFIINAVWSWWYGPKAGNNPWRGLTLEWMTTSPPEIENFEKLPVLATGPYDYGVREKEVDIQAVLNIEPGEPYPTIESGV; from the coding sequence ATGACACAAGCTCAGTTAGAAAAAACTGCAAATAACCCGCCTCATATAGAAGAACCAGAAGAAAGACATTGGCGAGACTTTTTTGGTTTCAGCACCGACCATAAGGTGATTGGGATTCAATATCTGGTTACTTCGTTTATTTTCTACTGCATTGGCGGCGTAATGGCTGACTTGGTGCGTACAGAATTACGCACCCCAGAAGTAGATTTTGTTAGTCCAGAAATTTATAACAGTCTATTTACACTGCACGCCACAATCATGATTTTTTTGTGGATTGTGCCAGCCGGGGCTGGATTTGCTAACTATCTGATTCCCCTGATGATTGGGGCGAGAGATATGGCATTTCCTCGCTTGAATGCTGTGGCTTTTTGGATGATTCCTCCAGCCGGGATTTTGCTCATTGCTAGTTTAGCTCTGGGTGATGCGCCTGATGCTGGTTGGACTTCCTATCCTCCTTTGAGCTTGGTAACAGGTCAAGTGGGTCAGGGAATTTGGATTATGAGTGTCCTGCTGTTGGGTACATCGTCGATTTTGGGAGCGATTAACTTTTTAGTGACGATTCTCAAGATGCGTGTTCCCAGTATGGGCGTTCACCAAATGCCTTTGTTTTGTTGGTCGATGTTGGCAACTTCGGCTCTGGTATTGATATCTACACCAGTATTAGCAGGGGCGCTGATTCTCCTGGGCTTTGACTTATTAGCCGGGACAACATTTTTTAACCCTACTGGCGGGGGTGACCCGGTGGTTTACCAGCATATGTTCTGGTTTTATTCCCACCCAGCGGTATATATCATGATTTTGCCTTTCTTTGGGGCAATTTCGGAAATTTTGCCAGTTCATGCCCGTAAACCGATTTTTGGCTATAAAGCGATCGCCTATTCATCTCTAGCGATCAGTTTCTTAGGGCTAATCGTCTGGGCGCACCATATGTTTACCAGTGGTGTCCCCGGTTGGTTACGAATGTTTTTTATGATCACTACCATGATCATTGCTGTACCCACAGGAATTAAAATTTTTGGTTGGTTAGCAACTATCTGGGGTGGCAAAATCAGCCTGAATAGTCCGATGATTTTTGCGATGGGCTTCTTAGGAACCTTCGTAATTGGCGGGATCAGTGGTGTCATGTTAGCCGCAGTCCCCTTTGATATTCACGTTCATGATACATATTTTGTAGTCGCACACCTGCACTACGTCTTGTTTGGTGGTAGCGTCTTAGGTATTTTTGCCGCTATTTACCACTGGTTCCCGAAAATGACCGGACGGATGATGAATGAATTTTGGGGTAAAGTTCATGCTGTGTTAACCATTGTGGGTCTGAATATGACCTTCTTACCCATGCACAAGCTAGGGCTGATGGGGATGAACCGCCGAATTGCCCAATATGACCCCAAATTCACCTCATTGAATGAAATCTGCACCTACGGATCATATATTCTGGCGATTTCCACATTACCTTTTATCATCAATGCTGTTTGGAGTTGGTGGTATGGACCAAAAGCTGGTAATAATCCTTGGCGGGGACTCACCTTAGAATGGATGACTACCTCACCACCAGAAATTGAGAATTTTGAGAAACTCCCAGTTTTGGCGACAGGCCCTTATGACTATGGCGTAAGAGAGAAAGAAGTAGATATTCAGGCGGTTTTAAATATCGAACCTGGTGAACCATACCCAACTATTGAGTCTGGCGTTTAA
- a CDS encoding IS5 family transposase has protein sequence MNYKSIQQLKPRAFKRRFGVRRKTFKKMVKILKEFQSINKKNQSGSKPLLMIEEKILVTLEYWREYRTYFHIATSWGVSESTICRIVHRIESELMQSGMFRLPGKKALFQGGLSQPEVVVMDVTETPIERPKRKQQEFYSGNKKHHTLKSQLIINQETGEIICTFFGKGRCHDFALFKASGVHFHPEIQGFHDSGYQGINQYHSNSYTPKKKPKKRELSTLEKDYNRVLAKARIGIEHVNRRLKIFKIFGDTYRNRRRRYGLRCNLLAAIYNYELNLAVPKCQPSTIT, from the coding sequence ATGAACTATAAATCCATCCAACAACTAAAACCAAGAGCATTTAAACGCCGCTTTGGAGTGAGAAGAAAGACTTTTAAGAAAATGGTTAAAATTCTAAAAGAATTTCAAAGTATTAACAAAAAGAACCAAAGTGGCTCGAAACCTCTACTTATGATTGAGGAAAAAATTTTAGTTACGTTAGAATATTGGCGAGAGTACCGAACTTATTTTCATATTGCAACAAGTTGGGGAGTATCAGAATCAACTATTTGTCGCATTGTTCATCGTATAGAATCAGAACTGATGCAGTCAGGAATGTTTAGGTTACCCGGGAAAAAAGCCTTGTTCCAAGGTGGTTTGAGCCAACCTGAAGTAGTGGTAATGGATGTAACTGAAACGCCTATTGAACGTCCAAAAAGAAAACAACAGGAATTTTATTCAGGAAATAAAAAACATCATACACTCAAAAGCCAATTGATTATTAATCAAGAAACAGGAGAAATTATTTGTACTTTTTTTGGTAAAGGGCGCTGCCATGATTTTGCCTTATTCAAAGCTAGTGGAGTTCATTTTCATCCGGAAATACAAGGTTTCCACGATAGTGGTTATCAAGGAATTAACCAATATCATAGTAACAGTTACACTCCTAAGAAAAAGCCTAAAAAGCGAGAACTTTCAACCTTAGAAAAAGACTATAATCGGGTTTTAGCAAAGGCAAGAATTGGCATTGAACACGTCAATCGCCGCCTGAAAATTTTTAAGATTTTTGGTGATACATATCGTAATCGCCGTCGTCGTTATGGTCTGCGTTGTAACTTACTAGCAGCAATTTATAACTATGAGTTAAATTTAGCAGTTCCAAAATGCCAACCCTCAACTATAACATAA
- a CDS encoding chlorophyll a/b-binding protein, with protein MTQSQPTITPKLEDPKFGFNEYAERLNGRAAMVGFLLTVVIEYFTNQGVLSWLGLK; from the coding sequence ATGACACAATCACAACCAACAATTACGCCCAAATTGGAAGATCCAAAATTTGGCTTTAATGAATATGCTGAACGCTTGAACGGTCGAGCGGCAATGGTTGGCTTTTTATTGACCGTGGTTATTGAGTACTTCACTAATCAAGGTGTGCTATCATGGCTAGGCCTAAAATAG
- a CDS encoding heme o synthase — protein sequence MIETNVSRHHQTLLQVIQSYYQLTKPRIIPLLLITTAGSMWIAAQGQVDPLLLLVTLTGGTLAAASAQTINCIYDRDIDYDMERTRHRPIPSGKVQPRDALIFAIALAVMSFTLLAVFANLLAACLAFSGIVFYILIYTHWLKRHSTQNIVIGGAAGAIPALVGWAAVTGTLSWAAWLIFAIVFLWTPPHFWALALMIRDDYAKVGIPMLPVVEGDTATVKQIWYYTLTTVAATVLLVYPLHASGFVYGAIAVSLGGLFVHKSWRLLHNPEDRTIARELFLYSISYMMLLCLGMVIDSLPITHNLISTVISQLHFIS from the coding sequence ATGATTGAGACTAATGTCTCTCGCCACCACCAAACACTTCTCCAAGTTATCCAAAGCTACTATCAACTCACAAAGCCTCGGATTATCCCGTTGCTGTTGATTACCACGGCTGGAAGTATGTGGATTGCTGCACAGGGACAAGTAGACCCATTGTTGCTGCTAGTAACTCTGACTGGTGGTACTTTGGCTGCTGCTAGCGCCCAGACAATTAACTGTATCTATGATCGAGATATTGACTATGATATGGAACGGACGCGTCATCGTCCAATCCCTTCCGGTAAGGTGCAGCCTCGTGATGCGCTAATTTTTGCGATCGCTCTAGCAGTAATGTCTTTTACACTACTAGCAGTATTCGCAAATTTACTGGCTGCTTGCCTAGCATTCTCCGGCATTGTCTTTTATATTTTGATCTACACCCACTGGTTGAAACGCCACAGCACTCAAAATATTGTCATTGGTGGAGCCGCAGGAGCAATTCCGGCGTTAGTGGGTTGGGCTGCTGTCACAGGGACTTTAAGCTGGGCTGCATGGTTAATTTTTGCCATAGTCTTCTTATGGACACCTCCCCATTTCTGGGCGTTAGCGCTGATGATTCGGGATGATTACGCCAAAGTTGGCATTCCCATGTTACCTGTGGTTGAGGGTGATACGGCAACCGTGAAGCAGATTTGGTACTATACACTGACCACAGTCGCAGCTACGGTGTTACTAGTTTATCCCTTGCACGCCAGTGGATTTGTCTATGGAGCGATCGCTGTCAGCCTGGGAGGATTATTTGTACACAAATCTTGGCGTTTGTTACACAACCCAGAGGATCGCACTATAGCTAGAGAGTTGTTTCTTTATTCCATCTCTTACATGATGCTATTGTGTTTGGGTATGGTAATTGATAGCCTCCCGATTACCCATAATCTGATTAGTACGGTCATCAGCCAGCTGCATTTCATTAGCTAA